From a region of the Narcine bancroftii isolate sNarBan1 chromosome 5, sNarBan1.hap1, whole genome shotgun sequence genome:
- the LOC138763635 gene encoding P-selectin-like, with amino-acid sequence MITKVNQQTPQTLRGGSRVQFITIILLELLLLEGINCWTYHYSLENMPWENARKYCRKYFTDMVAIQNAHEIKFLNEKLPFAQFYYWIGIRKINDIWTWVGTGKSLTKEAENWAKGEPNNAGKTGDEDCVEMYIKRSADTGMWNDINCDRQKIPLCYTASCSPLSCGGNGECIETIGNYTCNCNDGFYGPECEHVIQCAALSASAQATMLCTHPNGNFSYNSTCEFHCATGFTLQGSQSLQCNATAMWTAEKPSCEAVNCSSLVIPEQGLMSCSHPLGDSSYNSICDFSCAKGFELRGSDSLECGASGEWSAPTPHCEAVQCVNLKEQEHVIMTCSKPFAPFSYNSTCDFSCAKGFELKGSESLECGASGEWSALTPHCEAVQCVNLKEQEHVIMTCSKPFAPFSYNSTCDFSCAKGFELKGSESLECGASGEWSALTPHCEAVQCVNLKEQEHVIMTCSKPFAPFSYNSTCDFSCAKGFELKGSESLECGASGEWSALTPHCEAVQCVNLKEQEHVIMTCSKPFAPFSYNSTCDFSCAKGFELKGSESLECGASGEWSALTPHCEAVQCVNLKEQEHVIMTCSKPFAPFSYNSTCDFSCAKGFELKGSESLECGASGEWSALTPHCEAVQCQNPEKQDQMIMTCSEPMAPFSYNSTCEFSCPDGFALSGASRIKCAATGQWTAPVPTCQALLCNVLKAPEQAKMNCIHPIDKFTYSSMCFFSCSEGFVLKGSKKLECGVTGQWTAHTPTCEAVKCDVLRAPENGNITCSHPTENFSYLSVCKFGCGKDFSLNGSRTLQCNSLGQWSMTIPTCEDSKPQPISENYTPILTASVVASGISAVTVIAWIVRQLRKKAQGKKFSLLSHEAHHESGTYKINEEV; translated from the exons ATGATAACGAAGGTAAACCAACAAACTCCACAAACTCTGAGAGGTGGAAGTCGAGTGCAATTCATCACCATTATTCTTCTTG AACTATTGCTTCTGGAAGGAATTAATTGCTGGACCTACCATTATAGTCTTGAAAATATGCCTtgggaaaatgcaagaaaatattgTCGAAAATATTTTACTGATATGGTTGCAATCCAGAATGCACATGAAATTAAGTTTTTGAATGAGAAGCTACCTTTTGCACAATTTTACTATTGGATTGGAATCAGGAAAATTAATGATATATGGACCTGGGTTGGCACAGGGAAGTCGCTCACAAAAGAAGCAGAGAATTGGGCAAAAGGTGAACCaaataatgctggaaaaactGGGGATGAAGATTGTGTAGAAATGTACATAAAGAGAAGCGCTGATACAGGGATGTGGAATGATATTAATTGTGACCGCCAGAAAATACCTTTGTGTTACACAG CTTCATGCAGTCCCTTATCATGTGGTGGTAATGGAGAATGTATCGAGACCATTGGAAATTACACTTGTAACTGCAATGATGGTTTCTATGGACCTGAGTGTGAACATG TTATACAGTGTGCTGCCCTTAGCGCTTCTGCCCAAGCAACAATGCTTTGCACCCATCCCAATGGAAATTTCAGTTACAATTCCACATGTGAGTTTCACTGTGCAACAGGATTCACACTGCAAGGATCACAGAGTCTCCAGTGTAATGCAACAGCAATGTGGACAGCAGAGAAACCCAGCTGTGAAG CTGTGAATTGCAGCAGTTTGGTGATTCCTGAACAAGGGCTCATGTCTTGTTCTCATCCGCTTGGAGATTCCAGTTACAACTCAATATGTGACTTCAGCTGTGCCAAGGGGTTTGAACTCAGAGGGTCAGACAGTCTGGAGTGTGGAGCATCTGGGGAGTGGTCAGCGCCAACTCCTCACTGTGAAG CTGTACAATGTGTAAATCTGAAAGAGCAAGAACATGTGATTATGACCTGTTCAAAACCATTTGCACCATTTAGTTACAACTCAACGTGCGACTTCAGCTGTGCCAAGGGGTTTGAACTCAAAGGCTCAGAAAGTCTGGAGTGTGGAGCATCTGGGGAGTGGTCAGCACTGACCCCTCATTGTGAAG CTGTACAATGTGTAAATCTGAAAGAGCAAGAACATGTGATTATGACCTGTTCAAAACCATTTGCACCATTTAGTTACAACTCAACGTGCGACTTCAGCTGTGCCAAGGGGTTTGAACTCAAAGGCTCAGAAAGTCTGGAGTGTGGAGCATCTGGGGAGTGGTCAGCACTGACCCCTCATTGTGAAG CTGTACAATGTGTAAATCTGAAAGAGCAAGAACATGTGATTATGACCTGTTCAAAACCATTTGCACCATTTAGTTACAACTCAACGTGCGACTTCAGCTGTGCCAAGGGGTTTGAACTCAAAGGCTCAGAAAGTCTGGAGTGTGGAGCATCTGGGGAGTGGTCAGCACTGACCCCTCATTGTGAAG CTGTACAATGTGTAAATCTGAAAGAGCAAGAACATGTGATTATGACCTGTTCAAAACCATTTGCACCATTTAGTTACAACTCAACGTGCGACTTCAGCTGTGCCAAGGGGTTTGAACTCAAAGGCTCAGAAAGTCTGGAGTGTGGAGCATCTGGGGAGTGGTCAGCACTGACCCCTCATTGTGAAG CTGTACAATGTGTAAATCTGAAAGAGCAAGAACATGTGATTATGACCTGTTCAAAACCATTTGCACCATTTAGTTACAACTCAACGTGCGACTTCAGCTGTGCCAAGGGGTTTGAACTCAAAGGCTCAGAAAGTCTGGAGTGTGGAGCATCTGGGGAGTGGTCAGCACTGACCCCTCATTGTGAAG CTGTCCAATGCCAAAATCCGGAGAAGCAAGATCAGATGATTATGACTTGCTCAGAACCAATGGCTCCATTCAGTTACAACTCAACTTGCGAATTCAGCTGCCCAGATGGATTTGCATTGAGCGGAGCAAGCAGAATCAAGTGTGCTGCAACTGGTCAGTGGACAGCACCAGTACCAACTTGCCAAG CTCTATTGTGTAACGTTCTGAAGGCCCCTGAACAAGCCAAGATGAATTGTATACACCCCATTGATAAATTCACTTACAGCTCAATGTGCTTCTTTAGTTGTAGTGAAGGATTCGTATTAAAAGGATCAAAGAAATTGGAGTGTGGTGTTACTGGGCAATGGACAGCACACACTCCAACTTGTGAAG CTGTGAAATGTGATGTACTAAGGGCTCCCGAAAATGGGAACATTACCTGTTCCCACCCAACAGAAAACTTCAGTTACCTCTCAGTTTGCAAATTTGGTTGTGGGAAGGATTTCTCACTGAATGGATCAAGGACCCTGCAGTGCAATAGCTTGGGACAATGGTCAATGACAATCCCGACCTGTGAAG ATTCCAAACCACAACCAATCTCTGAAAACTATACACCGATATTAACAGCATCTGTTGTGGCATCTGGTATATCTGCTGTGACAGTGATAGCCTGGATAGTGAGGCAGCTCAGAAAGAAAG CACAAGGAAAAAAGTTCTCACTTTTAAG